The Vicinamibacteria bacterium DNA segment TCGGTGACTCGCCAGGAGGAGGCGAGCCAACCCCGCTCCTCCATCCGATAGAGCGCGGGATAGAGCGAACCTTCGTCGACGGAGAGAGCGTCCCCGGTGAGGTCTTCTATACGTCGGCCGATCCCGTAGCCGTTCATCGCCTCGCTCTCGAGGATACGGAGGACGAGGAGCTCGAGCGTGCCGTGAAGGAGCTCTGATTTCGTCTTCGCCACGTCGTATTACCTTAGATAGTCTAGGGTAGACTAGCGTCGCGATGGACGCCTGTCAAGCCGTGCGCGAACCTGTCGCTCTAGGCGACAATGGACACTACATTACGAATGCCTACTGCCGTATACCCGGCACGAGTAAACGATCGCGAGTTGTAACTTCCTCCCCGTCGCTTCAAATTTAACGCCGTGGCTCTTGCGAGCGGAACGCGTCTCGGGCCGTATGAGGTTGGGCGCTCCCATCGGCGCCGGAAGGAGGGGCGAGCTCTATCGGGCGCGCGATACGAAGCTCGATCGGGACGTCGCGATCAAGGTGCTTCCGGGTCTCGAGGAGTCGAACGGTGTCCGCGACGAATCACGCCGTTGTATCTCGCCACGGGCGTGGTTATGATGCTGGGCAGCGAACGCGCTCAGCGGCCAGTCCGCTCACCTCCCCGAGCCGCGCATGTTCACAAGAACGCTCAGGAAAAGTGCCAAGGCGGCCAGCATCATTGCTCTGCTCTTTCTACTTAGGCTCATGGTTGGCACAGTGGTGGGAGCAGACCCGTTATCGCTATTCGCAAAGCATCTCATCCAGGTCGCTATCCTCTGGCCGGTTGTCTTCATTCTCGTCACTCCTCTGGTCTTCGTGCATGTCTACCTCACGACCGATACACGCTCCGAGAGTGAAGACATTAACGCCGCAGATGAGGAGGTCCTTGTCGACGAAGACGGGGACACCGTCGAGCCGGACGGACGACCGAGCTTTGATCTCTCCGATCCCGATGCCGTCGCTTACTGTCCCGCCTGCGGCGCTGGCTACGGACGTAACGCGGACCGCTGCGTAGAATGCGACATGGAGCTGTTGCCCCGGGCAGAGGTCGAAAAACGGGTAGCGAGAGACCAGCCGCAGAAAGAACTCGGGACGACCATTTCCTTGTGCACGCTT contains these protein-coding regions:
- a CDS encoding helix-turn-helix transcriptional regulator, producing the protein MAKTKSELLHGTLELLVLRILESEAMNGYGIGRRIEDLTGDALSVDEGSLYPALYRMEERGWLASSWRVT